The following proteins are encoded in a genomic region of Variovorax paradoxus:
- a CDS encoding tyrosine-type recombinase/integrase, which translates to MALTDTFVRQVKPTGKANGDKYADGAGMYLLVKTAGKYWRMDYTFAGKRKTLALGTYPEVSLAKARDRRAAARELLADGTDPSAAKREEKRARADAAANTFEAVAREWLGKTAAKRASGTQLKVKTWLEKDVFPFIGKMPMSTIGPRDILERVVRKLEARGAIDTAHRVKQLCGQVFRFAVVSGLAERDVTADLSEALASKATKHFAAITEPKRVGDLMRSIHAYSGHPTTVAALKLSPLLFVRPGELRTAEWAEIDLDAAEWRIAGPKMKMKVDHVVPLATQAVEILCNLHPITGHGRFVFPSIRTGERPMSENTINAALRGMGYSAEVHTAHGFRATARTIMDEVLGERVDFIEHQLAHTVKDANGRAYNRTAHLPARREMMQRWADYLDKLRIGADVIPLKPRPMT; encoded by the coding sequence ATGGCGCTGACAGACACGTTTGTTCGGCAGGTGAAGCCCACCGGGAAGGCCAACGGCGACAAATATGCCGACGGCGCCGGCATGTACCTTTTGGTGAAGACTGCCGGGAAATACTGGCGAATGGATTACACCTTCGCCGGCAAGCGGAAAACGCTAGCGCTGGGAACCTACCCAGAGGTCTCGCTGGCCAAAGCTCGGGATCGCCGCGCCGCCGCCCGCGAGCTGCTGGCAGACGGGACTGACCCGAGCGCGGCCAAGCGCGAAGAAAAGAGAGCTCGAGCCGACGCAGCGGCGAATACGTTCGAGGCGGTTGCGCGCGAGTGGCTAGGAAAGACTGCGGCCAAACGAGCCAGTGGAACGCAGCTCAAGGTCAAGACATGGCTCGAGAAGGACGTGTTCCCCTTCATTGGCAAGATGCCCATGTCCACCATCGGTCCGCGCGACATTCTGGAGCGAGTGGTCCGCAAGCTGGAAGCACGCGGCGCTATCGATACCGCCCACCGCGTCAAGCAGCTTTGCGGGCAGGTGTTTCGCTTCGCAGTGGTGTCAGGACTGGCAGAGAGGGACGTAACTGCCGATCTGAGCGAAGCCCTGGCCTCGAAAGCGACCAAGCACTTCGCCGCCATTACCGAACCCAAGCGAGTCGGAGACCTGATGCGCTCGATCCATGCCTATAGCGGCCACCCCACTACCGTTGCCGCGCTGAAGCTTTCCCCTCTGCTGTTTGTTCGGCCTGGCGAGTTGCGCACCGCGGAATGGGCTGAGATCGACCTGGACGCGGCCGAGTGGCGCATCGCCGGCCCGAAGATGAAAATGAAAGTCGATCACGTCGTGCCGCTGGCAACCCAAGCGGTGGAGATCCTGTGCAACCTCCACCCGATCACAGGGCATGGACGGTTTGTGTTTCCCAGCATACGGACAGGTGAACGCCCCATGAGCGAGAACACCATCAATGCCGCTCTGCGTGGGATGGGCTACAGCGCTGAAGTCCACACGGCCCACGGCTTTAGGGCAACCGCGCGGACGATCATGGATGAGGTGCTTGGCGAGCGCGTGGACTTCATCGAGCACCAGCTCGCCCACACAGTCAAGGATGCCAACGGTCGTGCGTACAACCGCACCGCACATCTCCCCGCGCGCCGAGAAATGATGCAGCGCTGGGCGGACTATCTGGACAAGCTGCGCATCGGTGCCGACGTGATTCCCTTGAAGCCGCGCCCGATGACATAA
- a CDS encoding Bug family tripartite tricarboxylate transporter substrate binding protein, with protein MMKNFFSRTRACRAKVFTAAMLALAVATPAFAWEPTKPVEFVIPAGTGGGADQMGRLLQGIVIKYKLMKEPLIVVNKSGGAGAEGFLAIKEAKGDPHKIVISLSNLFTTPMATGVPFNWKDMTPVAMLALDQFVLWTNAEQPYKNASEYVAAAKAAGPNKFKMAGTGSKQEDQIITVALEKATGTKFIYVPFKGGGEVAVQLVGGHVNSTVNNPIEAVAQWRAGKLRALCVFDDERMPFKAKVTETQSWNDIPTCKEAGVPTKYTMLRGIFMPPGVTPEQRAFYVDLLTKIAATPDWKEYMEKGAFNPTFMTGDPFTKWLTEAEATHRTLMSEAGFLASSK; from the coding sequence ATGATGAAGAACTTCTTTTCGCGCACCCGCGCTTGTCGGGCAAAAGTCTTCACCGCGGCCATGTTGGCACTCGCGGTTGCGACACCAGCCTTCGCATGGGAGCCCACCAAACCGGTGGAGTTCGTGATTCCCGCGGGGACCGGCGGAGGCGCCGACCAGATGGGCCGGCTGCTGCAGGGCATCGTCATCAAGTACAAGCTGATGAAGGAGCCGCTGATCGTGGTCAACAAGTCGGGCGGCGCGGGCGCCGAGGGCTTCCTGGCGATCAAGGAAGCCAAGGGCGATCCGCACAAGATCGTCATCTCGCTCTCCAACCTGTTCACCACGCCGATGGCCACGGGCGTGCCTTTCAACTGGAAAGACATGACGCCTGTTGCGATGCTGGCGCTCGACCAGTTCGTGCTGTGGACCAACGCCGAGCAGCCGTACAAGAACGCTTCGGAGTACGTCGCAGCGGCCAAGGCAGCCGGCCCGAACAAGTTCAAGATGGCTGGCACCGGCTCCAAGCAGGAAGATCAGATCATCACGGTGGCGCTCGAAAAAGCCACCGGCACCAAGTTCATCTACGTACCGTTCAAGGGCGGCGGCGAGGTGGCGGTGCAGCTGGTGGGCGGCCATGTGAATTCCACCGTCAACAACCCGATCGAGGCCGTGGCCCAGTGGCGCGCGGGCAAGCTGCGCGCGCTGTGCGTGTTCGACGACGAGCGCATGCCGTTCAAGGCCAAGGTCACCGAGACGCAGTCGTGGAACGACATTCCCACCTGCAAGGAAGCCGGCGTCCCGACCAAGTACACCATGCTGCGCGGCATCTTCATGCCCCCCGGCGTCACGCCCGAACAGCGTGCGTTCTACGTCGACCTGCTGACCAAGATCGCGGCCACGCCGGACTGGAAGGAATACATGGAGAAGGGCGCGTTCAACCCGACGTTCATGACGGGCGACCCCTTCACCAAGTGGCTTACCGAAGCGGAAGCCACGCACCGCACGCTGATGAGCGAAGCGGGTTTCCTGGCGAGCAGCAAATAG
- a CDS encoding tripartite tricarboxylate transporter TctB family protein → MEHDEISDGAPRRGVATNLVEAVVALVLVVIGLVVIYESQRLGSGWTSDGPGAGYFPFYIGVIITISGAGILYQALLGKDKKTEVFVDSVQLKRVLSVLLPASVYVLAISLLGLYVASAIYIALFMVFLGKYSWVKSVIAALAVNTVFFFMFEVWFKVPLFKGALDPLRFLGY, encoded by the coding sequence ATGGAGCACGACGAGATTTCCGATGGCGCGCCGCGCAGGGGCGTAGCGACCAACCTGGTCGAAGCGGTGGTTGCGCTGGTCCTGGTGGTGATAGGGCTGGTGGTGATCTACGAGAGCCAGAGGCTGGGCTCCGGCTGGACCAGCGACGGCCCCGGTGCGGGGTACTTCCCCTTCTACATCGGCGTGATCATCACAATTTCAGGTGCCGGCATCCTGTACCAGGCTTTGCTGGGCAAGGACAAGAAGACCGAGGTCTTCGTCGACTCGGTGCAGCTGAAACGCGTGCTGTCGGTTCTGCTGCCGGCCAGCGTGTATGTGCTCGCAATTTCCTTGCTCGGCCTGTACGTGGCTTCGGCGATCTACATCGCGCTGTTCATGGTGTTCCTGGGCAAGTACTCGTGGGTGAAGAGCGTCATCGCGGCGCTGGCGGTGAACACGGTTTTCTTCTTCATGTTCGAGGTGTGGTTCAAGGTGCCGCTGTTCAAAGGCGCACTCGACCCCCTTCGTTTTCTCGGCTACTGA
- a CDS encoding tripartite tricarboxylate transporter permease — protein sequence MEEISALMQGFSVILTPMNIGLMFVGIILGVLIGVLPGLGGANGVAILLPLTFTMSPTSAIIMLSCIYWGALFGGAITSILFNIPGEPWSVATTFDGYPMAQQGNAGAALTTAFTSSFVGALLAVIMITFLAPLVAKFALKFGSPEFFAVYLLTFCSFVGMGKGSPFKILASMALGFALASVGMDTVTGQLRLTFGQSELMRGFDFLIAVIGLFGIGEILLSMEEGLKFSGKTAKIDPKVVLQTWKQLPQYWVTSLRSSLIGIWMGITPGGATPASFMAYGLAKKMSKRGSKFGTGQMEGVVAPETAAHAAGTSALLPMLALGIPGSPTAAVLLGGLLIWGLQPGPLLFVEQKDFVWGLIASMYLGNIVGLIVVLSTVPLFASILRIPFSIIAPVIIVICAIGAYTVHNAMLDIWFMLGFGVVGYLFKKLDFPLAPLVLALVLGDKAEDSFRQAMLVSQGDVMIMFSNPLVGGITTLALVLLFWPLISKALALVKPKKHDEFAVERPVD from the coding sequence ATGGAAGAAATCAGTGCCCTGATGCAGGGCTTCTCGGTGATCCTCACGCCCATGAACATCGGTTTGATGTTCGTCGGCATCATCCTGGGGGTACTGATTGGCGTGCTCCCCGGTTTGGGCGGCGCCAATGGCGTGGCCATTCTGCTGCCCCTCACGTTCACGATGTCGCCCACCTCGGCGATCATCATGCTGTCGTGCATCTACTGGGGGGCGCTGTTCGGCGGGGCCATCACCTCCATTCTGTTCAACATCCCGGGCGAGCCCTGGTCGGTGGCCACCACCTTCGACGGCTACCCGATGGCGCAGCAGGGCAACGCGGGCGCCGCGCTGACCACGGCCTTCACCTCGTCGTTCGTCGGCGCGCTGCTGGCGGTGATCATGATCACCTTCCTTGCGCCGCTGGTGGCCAAGTTCGCGCTGAAATTCGGCTCTCCCGAATTCTTTGCGGTGTACCTGCTGACCTTCTGCAGCTTCGTGGGCATGGGCAAGGGGTCTCCGTTCAAGATCCTGGCCTCGATGGCGCTCGGCTTCGCATTGGCCAGCGTGGGCATGGACACGGTCACCGGCCAGTTGCGGCTCACGTTCGGCCAGTCCGAACTGATGCGCGGCTTCGACTTCCTGATCGCGGTCATCGGCCTGTTCGGCATCGGCGAAATCCTGCTGTCGATGGAAGAGGGCCTGAAGTTCTCGGGCAAGACAGCGAAGATCGATCCCAAGGTGGTGCTGCAGACCTGGAAGCAACTGCCGCAGTACTGGGTGACCTCGCTGCGCAGTTCGCTGATCGGTATCTGGATGGGCATCACGCCCGGCGGCGCCACGCCGGCTTCGTTCATGGCCTACGGCCTCGCCAAGAAGATGTCGAAGCGCGGTTCCAAGTTCGGCACCGGCCAGATGGAAGGCGTCGTGGCGCCCGAAACCGCGGCGCACGCGGCCGGCACCAGCGCGCTGCTGCCGATGCTGGCGCTCGGCATTCCGGGTTCTCCCACCGCCGCGGTGCTGCTGGGCGGCCTGCTGATCTGGGGCCTGCAGCCCGGACCGCTGCTGTTCGTCGAGCAGAAGGACTTCGTCTGGGGCCTGATCGCCAGCATGTACCTGGGCAACATCGTCGGCCTCATCGTCGTGCTGAGCACGGTGCCGCTGTTCGCTTCGATCCTGCGCATCCCGTTCTCGATCATCGCGCCGGTGATCATCGTGATCTGCGCCATCGGCGCCTACACGGTGCACAACGCGATGCTCGACATCTGGTTCATGCTCGGCTTCGGCGTGGTGGGCTACCTGTTCAAGAAGCTCGACTTTCCGCTCGCGCCGCTGGTGCTGGCGCTGGTGCTCGGGGACAAGGCCGAAGACTCGTTCCGCCAGGCCATGCTGGTCTCGCAGGGCGACGTGATGATCATGTTCTCGAACCCGCTGGTCGGCGGCATCACCACGCTGGCGCTGGTGCTGCTGTTCTGGCCGCTGATTTCCAAGGCGCTGGCGCTCGTCAAGCCGAAGAAGCACGACGAGTTTGCCGTCGAACGGCCGGTGGACTGA
- a CDS encoding cytidylate kinase family protein, producing MPVIALTQEMGSLAKDVSQRLAEQLGLELMRHETIERVADRMQVPTSFIGRLRDGKAGFVERLTADKRSLALYTAEELFALADRGNVVLRGWGATCLLRPVPHVVCVRITRSMKKRVEWLMTHLETDDAEFAEAEIRRSDDAHAARMHAQFGVTWGDPVLYDLVLNTDRLSVDSCVAQIRALVERPEFAETPASRALLANMALAARVKSALKDNEATGDIRVTVEADQGKVTLRGIVLNAEERALTEAVASRVDGVSGVDNALRLMSVPRRFASSKQT from the coding sequence ATGCCAGTGATTGCACTCACCCAGGAGATGGGTTCCCTTGCGAAGGACGTGTCGCAGCGCCTCGCCGAGCAGCTCGGCCTCGAGCTCATGCGGCACGAGACGATCGAGCGCGTGGCCGACCGCATGCAGGTGCCGACCAGTTTCATCGGCCGCCTGCGCGACGGCAAGGCCGGTTTCGTCGAGCGGCTCACGGCCGACAAGCGCAGCCTTGCGCTCTACACGGCCGAGGAGCTCTTCGCGCTGGCCGACCGCGGCAACGTGGTGCTGCGCGGCTGGGGCGCGACCTGCCTGCTGCGGCCGGTGCCGCACGTGGTGTGCGTGCGCATCACGCGCTCGATGAAAAAGCGCGTCGAATGGCTGATGACGCACCTGGAGACCGACGATGCCGAGTTCGCCGAAGCCGAGATCCGGCGCAGCGACGACGCGCACGCGGCGCGCATGCATGCGCAGTTCGGCGTGACCTGGGGCGACCCGGTGCTCTACGACCTGGTGCTCAACACCGACCGCCTCTCGGTGGACAGCTGCGTGGCGCAGATCCGCGCGCTGGTGGAACGTCCGGAGTTCGCGGAGACACCCGCCTCTCGCGCGCTCCTGGCCAACATGGCGCTCGCGGCGCGGGTGAAGTCGGCGCTGAAGGACAACGAGGCAACCGGCGACATCCGCGTGACCGTCGAGGCCGACCAGGGCAAGGTCACGCTGCGCGGCATCGTGCTGAACGCGGAGGAGCGCGCTCTCACGGAGGCCGTAGCCTCCAGGGTCGACGGCGTGAGCGGCGTCGACAACGCGCTGCGCCTGATGAGCGTACCGCGCCGCTTCGCCTCGTCGAAGCAAACTTGA
- a CDS encoding Crp/Fnr family transcriptional regulator: protein MTLLENHPEKNIIRAQLRQNILLKDLSESERAELETHLVIVDGNKGDFLLHQGVREMEQYFILDGILKRVVSNPEGKEMILRFADAHDMETSYAALRLGTPTPYGIVCVTKARVASLPLKEWIAFLNRHPDTKELFEYCVMRGMSEIMAHTITLHLLDAPGRVHRFMRKHPELEDRIPSKELASYLNLSAETLSRLRKRGKI from the coding sequence ATGACGTTGTTGGAAAACCACCCGGAGAAAAACATCATTCGCGCGCAGCTCCGGCAGAACATCCTTCTCAAGGACCTGAGCGAGAGCGAACGCGCCGAACTGGAAACCCATCTCGTCATCGTGGACGGCAACAAGGGCGACTTTCTGCTGCACCAGGGCGTGCGCGAGATGGAGCAGTACTTCATCCTCGACGGCATCCTCAAGCGGGTGGTGAGCAACCCCGAGGGCAAGGAAATGATCCTTCGCTTCGCCGATGCGCACGACATGGAAACCAGCTACGCGGCGCTGCGGCTGGGCACGCCCACGCCCTACGGCATCGTGTGCGTCACCAAGGCCCGGGTGGCCAGCCTGCCGCTGAAGGAGTGGATCGCGTTCTTGAACCGCCACCCCGACACCAAGGAGCTGTTCGAGTACTGCGTGATGCGCGGCATGAGCGAAATCATGGCGCACACGATCACGCTGCACTTGCTCGACGCGCCGGGCCGCGTGCACCGGTTCATGCGCAAGCACCCCGAGCTGGAAGACCGCATCCCCAGCAAGGAGCTCGCGTCGTACCTCAATCTCTCCGCGGAAACCCTGAGCCGGCTCCGAAAACGCGGAAAGATCTAG
- the oxc gene encoding oxalyl-CoA decarboxylase produces the protein MSSVRTDKEASTTLDDALKPKNRAADGDAVVLALKQPTEEAASAQDATIDGFHLVIDALKLNDIDTIFGLPGIPITDLTRMAQAEGLRVISFRHEQHAGNAAAAAGFLTQKPGICLTVSAPGFLNGLTALANATTNCFPMILISGSSEREIVDLQQGDYEEMDQLAIAKPLCKAAFRVLHAEDIGVGIARAIRSALSGRPGGVYLDLPAKLFAQTMDAEAGRRSLIKVVDPAPRQIPAPDAVNRALDLLKGAKKPLILLGKGAAYAQADADIRALIEKTGIPYLPMSMAKGLLPDTHAQSAAAARSYVLQEADVVMLVGARLNWLLSHGKGKTWGQEKGAKQFIQIDIAPTEIDSNVAIAAPVIGDIGSCVAALLAGVDAKWVKPPAEWTGAIAERKDKNLSKMAVTLAARPSPMNFHSALSVIRDQVKARPDAIVVNEGANTLDFARSIVDMYEPRKRLDVGTWGIMGIGMGFAVAAAVVTDKPVIAIEGDSAFGFSGMEVETICRYNLPICIIVFNNNGVYRGTDVNASGTPDVAPTVFVKNARYDKLMEAFGGVGVNATTADELQAALAEAVASRRPTLINAVIDETAGTESGRITSLNPSTAKKK, from the coding sequence ATGTCTTCAGTAAGAACGGACAAAGAGGCATCCACCACCCTGGACGACGCCCTCAAGCCCAAGAACAGGGCTGCAGACGGCGACGCGGTCGTGCTCGCACTCAAGCAACCCACGGAGGAGGCGGCATCGGCGCAGGACGCGACGATCGACGGTTTCCACCTGGTCATCGATGCGCTGAAGCTGAACGACATCGACACGATCTTCGGCCTGCCGGGCATCCCCATCACCGACCTGACGCGCATGGCCCAGGCAGAGGGCCTGCGCGTCATCTCGTTCCGCCACGAGCAGCATGCGGGCAACGCCGCGGCCGCCGCCGGCTTTCTCACGCAGAAGCCGGGCATCTGCCTCACGGTGTCGGCGCCAGGCTTCCTGAACGGCCTCACCGCGCTGGCCAATGCCACCACCAACTGCTTCCCGATGATTCTCATCAGCGGCTCGAGCGAGCGCGAGATCGTCGACCTGCAGCAGGGCGACTACGAAGAGATGGACCAGCTCGCGATCGCCAAGCCGCTGTGCAAGGCCGCCTTCCGCGTGCTGCATGCCGAAGACATCGGCGTGGGCATTGCACGTGCCATTCGCTCGGCGCTGTCGGGCCGCCCGGGCGGCGTGTACCTCGACCTGCCGGCCAAGCTGTTCGCGCAGACGATGGACGCCGAAGCCGGCCGCCGGTCGCTGATCAAGGTGGTCGATCCGGCACCGCGCCAGATTCCGGCGCCTGACGCAGTCAATCGCGCACTCGACCTGCTTAAGGGCGCGAAGAAGCCGCTGATCCTGCTCGGCAAGGGCGCAGCCTACGCGCAGGCCGACGCCGACATTCGCGCATTGATCGAGAAGACCGGCATTCCCTACCTGCCGATGTCGATGGCGAAGGGCCTGTTGCCCGACACGCATGCGCAATCGGCCGCGGCCGCGCGCTCGTACGTGCTGCAGGAAGCCGACGTGGTGATGCTGGTCGGCGCGCGCCTGAACTGGCTGCTCTCGCACGGCAAGGGCAAGACCTGGGGCCAGGAGAAGGGCGCCAAGCAGTTCATCCAGATCGACATCGCGCCGACCGAGATCGACAGCAACGTGGCCATTGCCGCGCCGGTGATCGGCGACATCGGCTCCTGCGTGGCGGCGCTGCTCGCGGGCGTCGATGCCAAGTGGGTCAAGCCGCCGGCCGAATGGACCGGCGCCATTGCCGAGCGCAAGGACAAGAACCTCTCGAAGATGGCCGTGACGCTGGCCGCACGCCCGTCGCCGATGAACTTTCACAGCGCGCTGAGCGTGATCCGCGACCAGGTGAAGGCACGGCCCGACGCCATCGTGGTGAACGAAGGCGCCAACACGCTCGACTTCGCGCGCAGCATCGTCGACATGTACGAGCCGCGCAAGCGCCTCGACGTGGGCACCTGGGGAATCATGGGCATCGGCATGGGCTTTGCCGTGGCGGCCGCGGTGGTCACCGACAAGCCGGTGATCGCCATCGAGGGCGACAGCGCCTTCGGCTTCAGCGGCATGGAGGTGGAAACCATCTGCCGCTACAACCTGCCGATCTGCATCATCGTGTTCAACAACAACGGCGTCTACCGCGGCACCGACGTGAACGCGAGCGGCACGCCCGACGTGGCGCCCACCGTGTTCGTGAAGAACGCGCGCTACGACAAGCTGATGGAGGCCTTCGGCGGCGTGGGCGTCAACGCGACCACCGCGGATGAATTGCAGGCGGCACTGGCCGAAGCCGTGGCTTCGCGCCGGCCGACCCTCATCAATGCCGTCATCGACGAGACCGCCGGAACGGAAAGCGGCCGGATCACCAGCCTCAATCCGAGCACGGCGAAGAAGAAGTAA
- the frc gene encoding formyl-CoA transferase, with protein MSSNNKPLNGIKIIDFTHVQAGPACTQMLAWFGADVIKVERPGAGDVTRSQLRDIPNVDALYFTMLNSNKRSITLDTKKPEGKAVLEKLIRESDVLVENFGPGALDRMGFTWARIQELNPKMIVASVKGFSDGHHYEDLKVYENVAQCAGGAASTTGWWKGENSVPTISAAALGDSNTGMHLAIGILTAIIGRQQTGKGQKVACSMQDAVLNLCRVKMRDQQRLDNVGYLEEYPQYPHDMDAFKDKVVPRGGNAGGGGQPGWILKCKGWQTDPNAYIYFTVQGHAWDPICDALGKPEWKTDPDYMTPKARQPHIDQIFATIEDFIKDKTKFEAVDIFRKHDIPCAPVLSMKELLHDESLRKSGSIVEVPHKERGSYWTIGSPIKFSDLKPEVTASPLLGEHTDEVLAELGYSKQEIDNLKEAKAV; from the coding sequence ATGAGCAGCAACAACAAACCCCTCAACGGCATCAAGATCATCGACTTCACGCACGTGCAAGCCGGTCCGGCCTGCACGCAGATGCTGGCCTGGTTCGGCGCCGACGTCATCAAGGTCGAGCGTCCGGGTGCCGGCGACGTCACGCGCAGCCAACTGCGCGACATTCCGAACGTCGACGCGCTGTACTTCACCATGCTCAACAGCAACAAGCGCTCGATCACGCTGGACACCAAGAAGCCCGAGGGCAAGGCGGTGCTGGAAAAGCTGATCCGCGAATCCGACGTGCTGGTGGAAAACTTCGGCCCCGGCGCACTCGACCGCATGGGCTTTACCTGGGCACGCATCCAGGAACTGAACCCCAAGATGATCGTCGCCTCGGTCAAGGGCTTCAGCGACGGCCATCACTACGAAGACCTGAAGGTGTACGAGAACGTGGCGCAGTGCGCCGGCGGCGCTGCTTCCACCACCGGCTGGTGGAAGGGTGAAAACTCGGTTCCGACAATCTCGGCGGCCGCGCTGGGCGACTCCAACACCGGCATGCACCTGGCGATCGGCATTCTCACGGCCATCATCGGCCGCCAGCAGACCGGCAAGGGCCAGAAGGTGGCCTGCTCGATGCAGGACGCCGTCCTCAACCTGTGCCGCGTGAAGATGCGCGACCAGCAGCGCCTGGACAACGTCGGCTACTTGGAGGAATACCCGCAGTATCCGCACGACATGGACGCCTTCAAGGACAAGGTGGTGCCGCGCGGCGGCAATGCCGGCGGCGGCGGCCAGCCGGGCTGGATCCTGAAGTGCAAGGGCTGGCAGACCGACCCCAATGCCTACATCTACTTCACCGTGCAGGGCCATGCCTGGGACCCGATCTGCGACGCGCTCGGCAAGCCCGAGTGGAAGACCGATCCCGACTACATGACCCCGAAGGCCCGCCAGCCGCACATCGACCAGATCTTCGCGACCATCGAGGACTTCATCAAGGACAAGACCAAGTTCGAGGCCGTGGACATCTTCCGCAAGCATGACATTCCCTGCGCCCCGGTGCTGTCGATGAAGGAACTGCTGCACGACGAGTCGCTGCGCAAGAGCGGCTCCATCGTCGAAGTCCCGCACAAGGAGCGCGGCAGCTACTGGACCATCGGCAGCCCGATCAAGTTCTCTGACCTCAAGCCCGAGGTCACCGCTTCGCCGCTGCTGGGCGAGCACACCGACGAGGTGCTGGCGGAACTGGGCTACAGCAAGCAAGAGATCGACAATCTCAAGGAAGCAAAAGCCGTGTAG
- a CDS encoding PAS domain-containing protein — protein sequence MQANVDFKQLVEGAGDAIMVCDAKGAITFWNRAAERIFGFTEAEALGQSLDMIIPQRQRQRHWDGYQKTMETGITKYGADLLRVPALHKDGHTLSIAFTVSMLFSESREVTGIVAIVRDETARFAEERKLRARLQEAEATIKGDS from the coding sequence ATGCAAGCGAACGTTGATTTCAAGCAGCTCGTCGAAGGCGCCGGCGACGCGATCATGGTGTGCGACGCGAAAGGGGCGATCACGTTCTGGAACCGCGCCGCCGAGCGCATCTTCGGCTTCACCGAAGCCGAGGCGCTGGGCCAGTCGCTCGACATGATCATTCCCCAGCGGCAGCGCCAGCGCCACTGGGACGGCTACCAAAAGACCATGGAAACCGGCATCACCAAGTACGGTGCCGATCTGCTGCGCGTACCGGCGCTGCACAAGGACGGACACACGCTGTCGATCGCCTTCACGGTGTCGATGCTGTTCTCCGAGAGTCGTGAAGTCACGGGCATCGTCGCCATCGTGCGAGACGAAACCGCCCGTTTCGCCGAAGAGCGTAAATTGCGCGCTCGTCTGCAAGAAGCAGAGGCCACGATCAAAGGAGACAGCTGA
- the frc gene encoding formyl-CoA transferase — translation MSKALAGVRILDFTHVQSGPTCTQLLAWFGADVIKVERAGEGDATRGQLRDIPGVDSLYFTMLNHNKRSITLDTKKPKGKKVLDTLIKTCDVLVENFAPGALDRMGITWAHIQELNPRMIVASVKGFGPGKYEHCKVYENVAQCAGGAASTTGFEDGPPVVTGAQIGDSGTGLHLALGIVAALYQRNSTGRGQQVLAPMQDAVLNLCRVKMRDQQRLERTGTMHEYPQYPDGKFGDAVPRAGNASGGGQPGSILKCKGWETDPNAYIYFITQGAVWPAVCKVIGEEGWITDEAYATPAARLLHLKPIFARIEQWTMTKTKFEAMDILNQYDIPCGPILSMKEIAADESLRETGTIVEVDHPTRGKYLTVGNPIKMSDSPTEVTRSPLLGEHTEEVLMQLGYTAGDVESLRAEGVI, via the coding sequence ATGAGCAAGGCACTAGCGGGTGTTCGCATTCTCGATTTCACCCATGTTCAGTCCGGCCCCACCTGCACCCAGCTGCTGGCGTGGTTCGGCGCCGACGTGATCAAGGTGGAGCGCGCCGGAGAGGGCGACGCCACGCGCGGCCAGCTGCGCGACATTCCCGGTGTGGACAGCCTCTACTTCACGATGCTGAACCACAACAAGCGCTCGATCACGCTCGACACCAAGAAGCCCAAGGGCAAGAAGGTGCTCGACACGCTGATCAAGACCTGCGACGTGCTGGTCGAGAACTTCGCGCCCGGCGCGCTCGACCGCATGGGCATTACCTGGGCCCATATCCAGGAGCTCAATCCGCGCATGATCGTGGCGTCGGTCAAGGGCTTCGGTCCCGGCAAGTACGAGCATTGCAAGGTGTACGAGAACGTGGCGCAGTGCGCGGGCGGCGCGGCCTCGACCACCGGCTTCGAGGACGGCCCGCCGGTCGTCACGGGCGCGCAGATCGGCGACAGCGGCACCGGCCTTCACTTGGCGCTGGGCATCGTGGCGGCGCTCTACCAGCGCAACAGCACGGGCCGCGGCCAGCAGGTGCTCGCGCCCATGCAGGACGCGGTGCTGAACCTGTGCCGCGTGAAGATGCGCGATCAGCAGCGGCTCGAGCGCACCGGCACCATGCACGAATACCCGCAGTACCCCGACGGCAAGTTCGGCGACGCGGTGCCGCGCGCGGGCAATGCCTCGGGCGGCGGCCAGCCGGGCTCCATTCTCAAGTGCAAGGGCTGGGAGACCGACCCCAACGCCTACATCTACTTCATCACGCAGGGGGCGGTGTGGCCGGCGGTGTGCAAGGTCATCGGCGAAGAAGGCTGGATCACCGACGAGGCCTACGCCACGCCGGCGGCGCGCCTCTTGCACCTGAAGCCGATCTTCGCGCGCATCGAGCAATGGACCATGACCAAGACCAAGTTCGAAGCCATGGACATCCTCAACCAGTACGACATTCCGTGCGGGCCGATTCTTTCGATGAAGGAAATCGCCGCCGACGAGTCGCTGCGAGAGACCGGCACCATCGTCGAAGTCGACCACCCGACGCGGGGCAAATACCTGACGGTGGGCAACCCGATCAAGATGTCCGACAGCCCGACCGAGGTCACGCGCTCGCCGCTGCTCGGCGAGCACACCGAAGAAGTGCTGATGCAGTTGGGCTACACCGCTGGCGACGTGGAATCGCTGCGCGCCGAAGGCGTGATCTGA